The genomic window attttgtctgtgtatctgtctgtctgtgcatctgtctgtctgtgcatctgtctgtgtatctgtctgtctgtcattctgtctgagtatctgtctgtgtgtcattctgtctgtgtatctgtctgtcattttgtctgtgtatctgtctgtctgtgcatctgtctgtctgtgtatctgtctgtctgtcattctgtctgagtatctgtctgtgtgtcattctgtctgtgtatctgtctgtctgtctgtcattctgtctgtgtatctgtctgtctgtcattctgtctgtgtatctgtctgtctgtcattctgtctgtgtatctgtctgtctgtcattctgtctgtgtatctgtctgtctgtctttctgtctgtgtatctgtctgtctgtcattctgtctgtgtatctgtctgtctgtcattctgtctgtgtgtctgtctgtctgtcattttgtctgtgtgtctgtctgtctgtcattctgtctgtgtgtctgtctgtctgtcattctgtctgtgtatctgtctgtctgtcattctgtctgtgtatctgtctgtctatcattctgtctgtgtatctgtctgtctatcattctgtctgtgtatctgtctgtctgtcattctgtctgtgtatctgtctgtctgtcattctgtctgtgtatctgtctgtctatcattctgtctgtgtatctgtctgtctggttaaaaggcttctaaagttagaaccctaaccctaaccctaaccctttttttTGACCAAACAATTTTTTAACCCCCCCTACAAAAATTGTCCATTAATTAAAAACAACATAacaatttcctgttgctgcaggatcatTTCTGTTGTGTGAAACTGTCTCAAATGAATATATGacatatctctctctgcctccatctctctataactgtctccatgtctctctctctttgcctctctctctacctcctttgcTCTCTGCCttgcactctctcgctctctgcctctctctctgcctccctctctctctctctatttatttctGCCTCTCTATTTAtttatctctgcctctctctctctctgcctccctcactctgcctctctctctctctgcctccctctcgctccctcactctctgcctccctcactctctgcctccctcactctctgcctccctcactctctgcctccctcactctctgcctccctcactctctgcctctctctctctctctgcctccctcactctctgcctccctctctctatctatctatcgctgcctccctccctctctgcctccctctctctatctatctatctctgcctctctctctctctctctctctctcatccaagGTCTTTTTTTCTATACACTACTGAAGTGACACGTCATTTTCCAGGAAGTAGCCTTTTAGTTTTTTGTAGTTTTTCTGAATAGTTTTCAATGGGTAAAAACGCATCGCAATGGTCTTCAAGCCAAATAATCCATAAAAGGAATCTGGGCAGTCTatcactgttaccatggagatACTATTATATGTTCTTAATGTAATATCACAGAGGTAAATTCATCCAAAACAAAATATGTAtttcatatatatatgtatatttatcaatcaatcaatcaattgaaacCTGTCCTGAACACAGAGGTCATGGATTGGAGGTTTGAAAACTGAAACAAGGCTGACCCCTGCTGGTGAGATGATTTGACAACACTGCTTgaaaatccttttttaaataatttaacctttatttaacttggcaagtcagtaaagaacaaattctcatttccTTATTTCTATTGGAGTCACTTGGTTACATTTAAACACCATGAGAACAAAACACCAGACTCTCACAGGCTTCATTCATTATAGATGTTTATTCCTTCAGATTCTAATTTccaatgacggccaaacctggacgatgctggaccaatagtgcgccgccctatgggtgaTGTATGTTTAGAGACATAGTAGCTTCTTGACCAGGTCCAGGTATGTTTAGAGACATGGTAGCTTCTTGACCAGCTCCGGGTATGTTTAGAGACATGGTAGCTTCTTGACCAGCTCCGGGTATGTTTAGAGACATGGTAGCTTCTTGACCAGGTCCAGGTATGTTTAGAGACATGGTAGCTTCTTGACCAGGTCCAGGTATGTTTAGAGACATGGTAGCTTCTTGACCAGCTCCGGGTATGTTTAGAAACATGGTAGCTTCTTGACCAGCTCCAGGTATGTTTAGAGACATGTTAGCTTCTTGACCAGCTCCAGGTATGTTTAGAGACATGGTAGCTTCTTGACCAGCTCCAGGTATGTTTAGAGACATGGTAGCTTCTTGACCAGCTCCAGGTATGTTTAGAGACATGGTAGCTAGCTGGTATGCTGGACTGGTTGGACACATAGTTATGGCAAAGTTTGAATGAATAACTGACAACTAAAATAGTGCATCCAATCATTTATATTTTTAGCTCAAATAACATTGTTTAATGTTGAATTGGAACATTTTGGAGTCACACCAGACTCTCACAGGCTTCATTCATTATAGATGTTTATTCCTTCAGATGGGAAGAAGATGGAGACATACAGTGATAGAATTACATTCAGAACATATAATAGTatctccatggtaacagtgatAGAATTACATTCAGAACATATAATAGTatctccatggtaacagtgatAGAATTACATTCAGAACATATAATATTatctccatggtaacagtgatAGAATTACATTCAGAACATATAATAGTATCTCTATGGTAACAGTGATAGAATTACATTCAGAACATATAGTAGTatctccatggtaacagtgatAGAATTACAATCAGAACATATAATAGTatctccatggtaacagtgatAGAATTACATTCAGAACATATAATATTatctccatggtaacagtgatAGAATTACATTCAGAACATATAATAGTATCTCTATGGTAACAGTGATAGAATTACATTCAGAACATATAGTAGTatctccatggtaacagtgatAGAATTACAATCAGAACATATAATAGTATCTCCATGGTAACAGTCATAACAGTATCTCTTTTTATATTTGATAgagtatagagagaatagtatagactatagatatatatatagacatagaagagaaggacagagagggaagattATAGACTATAGATATATAGTCATagaagagatggacagagagggaagatTATAGACTATAGATATATAGACATagaagagatggacagagagggaagagtatAGACTATGGATATGTAGATATAGAAGAGATTGATAGAGAGGGGAGATTATAGACTATAGATATATAGACATagaagagatggacagagagggaagagtatAGAAGAGAAAAATATTATAATTGAAGTGTACATATGTTGACATGTAACCATTATAACCCTCACTATCATTATAACCCTCATTACCATTATAACCCTCATTACCATTATAACCCTCACTACCATTATAACCCTGATAACCAATTTAACCCTGATAATCATTACTCTAACAGtaatgatagtttgttgatatgGTGAGAGCATCTGTACCCAGATCATCCAAAGAACCTTCCAGAACTATTTCTCATGGAATTGTAAAGATTCCTCACTACGGAAGGAATTCTTCCAACTAGGTTAGGAGGAAGTGGTAGGTTTAGTATCTCTTGGACAATCTCCTGGGAACACCTTGACAGGACCATCTTTACCTTGGTGATATCTGTTCAACATGTCTTCGAGTGCTCCCAAGGTTTCTGGTTTCAATGTTTCCCCCTTGTCCTTCTTGTTCCACCCCCAGTGTGCTTCAGCCATCCACTTTTTCTTCTTGTCCAAACAGCAGAAGGCTGTCCATAGGAGATCTGGGATGTTCACTCGGTTGTTCAGTTTGTTGCTGCTGCTGGGCACTGCTCCAGTCACCACATAGGCTGTAATACCTTTGTTACTGATACAGTCCATCTCAAGCTTTTCTCTGACACgttcctccatttctctccaGCTGCCCCCGTTGAAGGTGCGGTCCTGGGGAACGATGTTGGTCAGGGTAAAGGTGGACTCCTGAGTTTTCAAGTCACGCGCATGTGAACTTGGGAAGAGATGACCTCTGCTCACATCTTTAAAATCTTTTGGGTTTCTTCTTACGTCTTGAGCATAGTCGTTGTTCCCAGCCTGGTTTTTGTAAATGCCTCCTCCCATACTCtgcatttcatttattttattgttattttcttCGAGCTGCAGAAAATAACAGTCATACATGAATTAATGCACAAGTTTTCTGTTCAATAAACCCACTTtccttgggggagggggggttcacAATCCACAATCAAGACAATCAAGTCTCTACACCCTCCATAGTGGTAGATCTATATTCTGTAACAGAACTGTCTGTGATATATAGCAGTAAACAAAAACACATGTTATGTTATATGAATAAACATTAGTCCTACCCCAGGCTCCATCATCCAGGGTTCAGCTGGTCTACCTGGTATATAACCAGTGAAGGTGTAGGCTGACAACACAGGGATCTTGTTGGTCGTGTCGTAGAGAGTTGCAAACCTGTAGGCGTTGTTGTACAACTGGCAGATCGGCTTGTAGCGGTTCTGGTCCTTGACTGTCCCACCAACCAAAATACCTGGGAGATTTGGAGTTGTCCCCTCCAGGAAGAACTTCTGGCACTGTGGAACATCACTGAACTTATCCACTAcatgagagagagcaggaggaaggagagagaggaggaggagagtagagagatgaTTCAATATCCCCATCATCACCTGAAGACTGTACACCACAGAGACAAAGATGAAGTTACAGAGACCAGTTGGTAGACTGGAGACTGTTGAGCTGAGTCAGGACAGACTGATTTAAATAGTTATTACAGAGACCAGTTGGTAGACTGGAGACTGTTGAGCTGAGTCAGGACAGACTGATTTAAATAGTTATTACAGAGACCAGTTGGTAGACTGGAGACTGTTTTGCTGAGTCAGGACAGACTGATTTAAATAGTTATTACAGACTCCTCCCTCAGCTGTCATGGGTGGagtttgcctaaaatgacaaacccaaatctaactgcttgtaactcaggccctgaagcaaggatatgcatattcttggtaccatttgaaagcaaacactttgaagtttgtggaaatgtgaaaggaatataggagaataaaacacaatagatctggtaacaGATAATACAAAGAATACCATCATCTTTAGgtctgatgtaactacagatctattctatataaa from Oncorhynchus kisutch isolate 150728-3 unplaced genomic scaffold, Okis_V2 scaffold897, whole genome shotgun sequence includes these protein-coding regions:
- the LOC109886499 gene encoding endonuclease domain-containing 1 protein-like, which produces MMGILNHLSTLLLLSLLPPALSHVVDKFSDVPQCQKFFLEGTTPNLPGILVGGTVKDQNRYKPICQLYNNAYRFATLYDTTNKIPVLSAYTFTGYIPGRPAEPWMMEPGLEENNNKINEMQSMGGGIYKNQAGNNDYAQDVRRNPKDFKDVSRGHLFPSSHARDLKTQESTFTLTNIVPQDRTFNGGSWREMEERVREKLEMDCISNKGITAYVVTGAVPSSSNKLNNRVNIPDLLWTAFCCLDKKKKWMAEAHWGWNKKDKGETLKPETLGALEDMLNRYHQGKDGPVKVFPGDCPRDTKPTTSS